A part of Paenarthrobacter sp. A20 genomic DNA contains:
- a CDS encoding ABC transporter permease: MTTALLKQPTPAPAVRKPNRSFVHGLISNKKALTGMAVMVIFIALALLAPVLFPGDPSRITAMASLEPSAEHWLGTTAKGQDVLALTVHGSRSSLFVGLTVGVASTFIGILVGLASAYFGKFIDEALSLVTNVFLLLPGLPLLVILAAFLPPGLGTVILVLVVTGWAGSARVLRSQALSIRSKDFVAAAVVSGERAGRIMFREILPNMASIVMGTLLACVIYGIGAQAGLEFLGLGDVSTVSWGNNLFWAGNEGALLTGSWWVFVPSGVCIALVAFALALINYAVDEVTNPRLRKIKTPKDTERSAAK; the protein is encoded by the coding sequence ATGACTACCGCACTTCTGAAGCAGCCAACTCCAGCACCGGCTGTCCGTAAGCCCAACCGCAGCTTCGTTCACGGCCTCATCAGCAACAAGAAAGCGCTGACGGGCATGGCCGTGATGGTCATCTTCATTGCATTGGCTTTACTGGCACCTGTCCTGTTTCCCGGCGACCCTTCGAGGATTACCGCCATGGCGTCCCTGGAACCATCGGCTGAGCACTGGCTGGGCACCACCGCCAAAGGACAGGACGTGCTCGCGCTGACTGTCCACGGCTCACGAAGTTCCCTGTTTGTGGGACTGACGGTGGGCGTAGCCTCCACTTTCATCGGTATCCTGGTGGGCTTGGCCTCGGCGTACTTCGGCAAATTCATTGACGAAGCCCTGTCCCTGGTCACCAACGTCTTCCTGCTCCTGCCCGGCCTGCCGCTGCTGGTCATCCTGGCCGCCTTCCTTCCGCCCGGCCTGGGCACCGTAATCCTCGTCCTGGTGGTCACCGGATGGGCCGGTTCAGCGCGCGTCCTGCGCTCACAAGCGTTGTCCATCCGCTCCAAGGACTTTGTGGCCGCGGCCGTCGTGTCCGGCGAACGGGCCGGGAGGATCATGTTCCGCGAGATCCTGCCCAACATGGCCTCGATCGTCATGGGTACCCTCCTTGCCTGCGTGATCTACGGAATCGGCGCACAAGCAGGCCTGGAGTTCCTGGGACTGGGCGACGTCAGCACGGTCTCCTGGGGCAACAACCTCTTCTGGGCCGGCAATGAAGGCGCCTTGCTGACCGGCAGTTGGTGGGTCTTTGTACCCTCCGGCGTCTGCATCGCACTGGTGGCGTTCGCCCTTGCCCTCATCAACTACGCCGTGGATGAGGTCACCAACCCGCGGCTCCGAAAGATCAAGACCCCGAAAGACACTGAAAGGAGCGCCGCCAAATGA
- a CDS encoding ABC transporter ATP-binding protein: MTISQVSFGSHEPVLDVKDLTVKYIGDTRSTTAVDHVSFSIGTGEVFGLAGESGCGKSTIANSIMRLLKDPAKIAGGSISFGGKDVLAMSPEELRRFRWQDVAMVFQSAMNSLNPVLTIGEQIVDIFTTHAGYSRKESMRRAGELLELVRIDPARLKSYPHQLSGGMRQRAVIAMAVALKPSLLILDEPTTALDVVVQQEIMAQIKELQRELGFSVLFITHDMSLMVELSHRMAVMYGGRIVETAKAQDVYATPRHPYTQALMGAFPPLTGPRVPLTGLPDGVKFRNIPDLAEVAPGHFVAPFGADASVTDAANLEGAAR, from the coding sequence ATGACCATCTCCCAAGTTTCCTTCGGCTCCCACGAACCTGTGCTTGACGTCAAGGACCTCACGGTCAAGTACATCGGCGACACCCGCTCGACCACCGCCGTCGACCACGTTTCCTTCAGCATTGGCACCGGTGAGGTATTCGGCCTCGCGGGGGAGTCCGGCTGCGGGAAGTCCACCATTGCCAACTCGATCATGCGGCTCCTGAAGGATCCGGCGAAGATTGCCGGCGGCAGCATTTCCTTCGGTGGAAAGGACGTCCTGGCCATGAGCCCGGAGGAGCTGCGGCGCTTCCGCTGGCAGGACGTAGCCATGGTGTTCCAGTCGGCCATGAATTCGCTCAACCCGGTGCTGACCATCGGCGAACAGATCGTGGATATCTTCACCACCCATGCCGGCTACTCCCGCAAGGAATCAATGCGGCGTGCCGGTGAGCTGCTGGAACTGGTAAGGATCGATCCCGCCCGGCTCAAGTCCTATCCGCACCAGCTCTCCGGCGGCATGCGTCAACGTGCGGTCATCGCCATGGCCGTGGCGCTCAAGCCGTCCCTGTTGATACTGGACGAGCCCACCACCGCCCTGGATGTGGTGGTACAGCAAGAAATCATGGCGCAAATCAAGGAACTCCAGCGCGAGCTCGGTTTCTCCGTCCTCTTCATCACGCACGACATGTCCCTCATGGTGGAACTCTCGCACCGCATGGCCGTGATGTACGGCGGCCGGATTGTGGAGACCGCGAAGGCCCAGGATGTGTACGCCACCCCTCGCCACCCTTACACCCAGGCGCTGATGGGCGCCTTCCCGCCGCTCACCGGTCCCCGTGTTCCGCTAACCGGCCTGCCCGACGGCGTGAAGTTCCGGAATATTCCGGACCTCGCCGAGGTGGCACCCGGCCATTTTGTGGCCCCGTTTGGTGCCGACGCTTCGGTTACTGATGCCGCAAACCTGGAAGGGGCTGCACGATGA
- a CDS encoding ABC transporter ATP-binding protein — protein sequence MSHSLMTPSAVSNTGTPALEIRGLGKTFPIGGLFARDSVRALHGIDLTIGTGEIVALVGESGSGKSTLARCVARLEKPSSGEILIDGVDVLKRDRFQASRAFRSQLQMVFQDPFGSLNPAHRMDHFLRRSLAIHGRSGGSESETQRRLEELMTTVGLQADMLNSYPHELSGGQRQRVAIARALAVEPQVILADEPTSMLDVSVRIGVLNLMRKLRDEQGISMLYITHDLASARYLADRTAVMFAGELVEEGESLDLLANPAHPYTQLLVSAVPDPARAGSYDPVRRAELRQAVMASKQCAFHGDPNQACSSKEPVRHQVGDPENRHWVRCHLYRPWAAAGSHALASEPLQSSHPASNAQEEASA from the coding sequence ATGAGCCACTCACTGATGACCCCATCGGCCGTGTCCAACACCGGCACCCCTGCCCTGGAGATTCGCGGTTTGGGAAAGACTTTCCCCATTGGAGGGTTGTTCGCCCGCGATTCTGTCCGCGCCCTGCACGGGATCGATCTCACTATCGGCACGGGCGAAATCGTGGCGCTCGTGGGGGAGTCCGGTTCCGGCAAGAGCACCTTGGCCCGCTGTGTAGCGCGGCTCGAAAAGCCGAGCTCGGGGGAGATCCTGATTGACGGCGTCGACGTCCTCAAGCGCGACCGGTTCCAAGCCTCGCGCGCCTTCCGATCGCAATTGCAAATGGTCTTCCAAGATCCCTTCGGTTCACTGAACCCGGCCCACAGGATGGATCACTTCCTGCGGCGCTCGTTGGCGATCCACGGCAGGAGCGGCGGTTCTGAGAGCGAGACCCAAAGGCGGCTTGAAGAACTCATGACCACCGTTGGCCTGCAGGCGGACATGCTGAACTCGTATCCGCACGAGCTCTCCGGCGGACAGCGCCAACGCGTTGCGATCGCCCGGGCCCTCGCCGTTGAACCGCAGGTCATCCTGGCCGACGAGCCCACCTCCATGCTGGATGTTTCAGTTCGGATCGGGGTGCTGAACCTGATGCGCAAGCTCCGCGACGAGCAGGGCATCTCCATGCTCTACATCACCCACGACCTCGCGTCCGCACGGTACCTGGCGGACCGGACCGCGGTCATGTTCGCCGGCGAATTGGTGGAGGAAGGCGAGTCCCTGGACCTTTTGGCCAATCCTGCGCACCCGTACACGCAACTGCTGGTTTCAGCTGTCCCGGACCCTGCCCGTGCAGGCTCGTATGATCCGGTCCGCAGGGCAGAATTGCGGCAAGCGGTCATGGCCTCGAAGCAGTGCGCGTTCCACGGCGATCCGAACCAAGCATGCTCGTCCAAAGAACCTGTGCGCCATCAGGTTGGCGACCCCGAAAACCGTCACTGGGTCCGCTGCCACCTCTACAGGCCGTGGGCCGCTGCCGGCAGCCATGCCTTGGCGAGTGAACCACTGCAATCCAGCCACCCGGCGTCGAACGCTCAAGAAGAGGCTTCCGCATGA
- a CDS encoding glycoside hydrolase family 32 protein, with translation MTELTHPLATIPRDELLSRAEADPLRPRFHFVSPAGWLNDPNGVSQWNGTYHLFYQYNPEGAFHHRIQWGHATSTDLVTWTDQPVALEPSAGPDAEGCWSGVLVNDGGTPTLVYSGRYEDKELPCVAVGSPDLLKWTKDPGNPVIGAPPAGVDITAYRDHCVWREDGKWRQLVGSGIRHLGGTAFLYESWDLRSWDYLGPLFIGDASLGDPADTDWTGTMWECVDLFRAGQGSLGSAPADGSPDVLVFSAWDDGETRHPLYWTGRYAGDAFEPEALHRLDYGGRFFYAPQSFQDESGRRVMFGWMQEGRSDAAMVEAGWSGVMSLPRVTTVAKDGTLAFSPVPEIAKLRSDHVSVPAQVLVGAGTSVTTGVSGNQLDLELDVQLAPGAEVRLGVLVSTDGAEETVIVLSRAADGTPTGTLRLDRTRSSLNPSVDVEDKSGALPMTDGRVRLRVLVDRSAVEIFANGKPLTARIYPTLGGERVTLAATEGSARLLSFDAWTMAGVFEETRSLLPERK, from the coding sequence ATGACTGAACTTACCCACCCGCTCGCCACCATTCCGCGGGATGAGTTGCTGTCCCGCGCCGAGGCCGACCCCCTCCGCCCACGATTCCACTTCGTCTCGCCGGCCGGTTGGCTCAACGATCCCAACGGGGTCAGTCAATGGAACGGCACGTACCACCTGTTCTACCAGTACAACCCTGAGGGTGCTTTCCACCACCGTATCCAGTGGGGCCATGCCACCAGCACGGACCTGGTCACCTGGACTGATCAGCCCGTGGCCTTGGAACCTTCCGCGGGACCGGACGCCGAGGGCTGCTGGTCGGGGGTGTTGGTGAACGACGGCGGTACGCCCACCTTGGTGTACTCGGGGCGGTATGAGGACAAGGAACTGCCCTGCGTCGCCGTAGGATCACCGGACCTGCTGAAGTGGACCAAGGATCCAGGAAATCCTGTCATTGGCGCCCCGCCGGCCGGCGTCGACATCACGGCGTACCGCGATCACTGTGTATGGCGCGAAGACGGCAAGTGGCGGCAACTGGTGGGTTCGGGGATTCGGCACCTCGGCGGCACGGCGTTCTTGTATGAGTCTTGGGACTTGCGGTCCTGGGACTACCTCGGGCCGCTGTTCATCGGCGATGCGTCCCTGGGTGATCCTGCGGACACTGACTGGACCGGGACCATGTGGGAGTGCGTCGATCTGTTCCGGGCAGGACAGGGATCGTTGGGGTCTGCACCCGCTGATGGCTCGCCGGACGTGCTGGTTTTCTCCGCATGGGACGACGGCGAAACCCGCCACCCGCTGTACTGGACCGGCCGCTACGCCGGGGATGCCTTCGAGCCGGAGGCGTTGCACAGGCTGGACTATGGAGGCCGCTTCTTCTATGCACCGCAGTCTTTCCAGGATGAGTCCGGCCGACGCGTCATGTTCGGCTGGATGCAGGAAGGACGAAGCGACGCAGCAATGGTGGAAGCCGGCTGGTCAGGCGTCATGAGCCTTCCGCGCGTCACCACCGTGGCCAAGGATGGAACCTTGGCGTTTTCACCGGTCCCCGAAATCGCGAAACTGCGCAGCGATCACGTCAGCGTTCCGGCCCAGGTGTTGGTGGGGGCGGGAACGTCCGTGACGACGGGTGTGTCCGGCAACCAGCTGGACCTGGAGTTGGACGTGCAACTGGCGCCCGGAGCGGAGGTTCGGCTCGGAGTGCTGGTGTCCACGGACGGTGCTGAGGAAACGGTGATCGTGCTGAGCCGGGCTGCTGACGGAACACCCACCGGCACACTCCGCCTTGATCGCACGCGCAGCAGCCTCAACCCATCCGTGGATGTGGAGGACAAGTCCGGCGCCCTTCCCATGACTGACGGTCGTGTTCGCCTGCGTGTCCTGGTGGACCGGTCCGCCGTCGAAATTTTCGCCAACGGAAAACCGCTCACAGCCCGTATCTACCCGACCCTCGGCGGTGAGCGCGTGACGCTGGCCGCCACGGAGGGTTCGGCGCGGCTCCTCTCATTCGACGCTTGGACCATGGCCGGAGTCTTTGAAGAGACCCGTAGCCTCCTGCCGGAACGGAAGTGA
- a CDS encoding glycoside hydrolase family 32 protein: protein MRPVYHFSVPDNWKNDPQRPIYLDGEYHYYYLYNADYIKGGGGTSWRRATTTDHVAFRDRGVAIPKFSNGNGDCWSGCMVVDERNSAGYGAGAVVALVTQAPEGRQAQYLWYSKDRGRSFKPGGQAPVLPNPGVHDFRDPKVIWDEDRGRWFMANAEGQKLGFYTSPDLRSWKRVGEFLRSDLGLLECPDLFRMTADDGTSHWVLGTSANGKGRGLPATYAYWTGAFDGSSFSPDHAEPEWLDYGFDFYGAVTYPHHDGSGAEDPTLRRAIGWANFWDYPHNTPTLATDGYNGDDMIVRDVRLKRGNGAYYLASTPTSALGDHVKRTHRLGDVAVAGTHDLTIRSNAYDLSCELVWDPAAPPANLGLEVCRAPSGGRHVAAGAFLRGPFTYVNRRPTINPTAGETQTPVDPSTGRLTLRILVDRTSVEVFIGDGRVVHSHRVFPLEGDDGIRLYAHEGAATFRNLTIRELKATP, encoded by the coding sequence ATGCGGCCGGTCTATCACTTCAGCGTGCCTGACAACTGGAAGAACGATCCCCAGAGACCCATCTACCTGGACGGGGAGTACCACTACTACTACTTGTACAACGCTGACTACATCAAGGGCGGGGGCGGCACATCCTGGCGCCGTGCCACCACCACCGATCATGTCGCATTCCGGGACCGCGGGGTCGCGATACCCAAGTTCAGCAACGGCAACGGTGACTGCTGGTCCGGTTGCATGGTGGTCGATGAGCGAAACTCGGCGGGATACGGGGCGGGCGCGGTCGTAGCCCTTGTTACCCAGGCGCCCGAAGGCCGGCAAGCGCAGTACCTCTGGTACTCCAAGGACAGGGGGCGCTCTTTCAAGCCCGGCGGCCAGGCGCCGGTGCTGCCCAACCCAGGGGTCCATGATTTCCGTGATCCCAAGGTGATCTGGGACGAGGACCGTGGCCGGTGGTTCATGGCCAACGCAGAAGGGCAAAAGCTTGGTTTCTACACCTCCCCGGACCTGCGGTCCTGGAAGCGTGTTGGCGAATTTCTTCGCAGCGACTTGGGTCTGCTGGAGTGCCCTGACCTCTTCAGGATGACGGCCGACGACGGCACCTCCCACTGGGTCCTGGGTACCAGCGCCAACGGCAAGGGCCGCGGGCTGCCTGCGACATATGCGTATTGGACTGGAGCTTTCGACGGCAGTTCATTCAGCCCCGACCATGCCGAGCCGGAGTGGCTGGACTATGGTTTCGATTTTTATGGCGCAGTGACGTATCCGCATCACGATGGGTCGGGAGCGGAGGACCCAACCCTCCGCCGGGCGATTGGTTGGGCAAACTTCTGGGATTACCCCCACAACACCCCAACCCTTGCCACTGACGGCTACAACGGAGATGACATGATCGTCCGCGATGTCCGGCTCAAGCGTGGAAACGGGGCCTACTACCTCGCATCCACCCCCACGTCTGCACTGGGAGACCACGTGAAGCGCACCCATCGACTGGGTGATGTGGCAGTTGCGGGCACGCATGACCTGACGATCCGCTCGAACGCCTACGATCTGAGCTGCGAGCTGGTGTGGGACCCGGCGGCACCGCCGGCCAATCTCGGGCTGGAGGTATGCCGTGCGCCGAGTGGAGGCAGGCATGTGGCCGCAGGTGCCTTCCTGCGCGGCCCGTTTACCTACGTCAATCGGCGCCCCACCATCAACCCCACTGCCGGCGAAACCCAAACCCCGGTGGACCCCTCCACCGGGAGACTCACGCTACGCATCCTGGTGGACCGCACCAGCGTGGAGGTGTTCATTGGCGATGGGCGTGTAGTGCACTCGCACCGGGTCTTCCCGCTTGAAGGCGATGACGGCATCCGCCTCTACGCCCATGAAGGAGCGGCCACGTTCCGGAACCTGACCATCCGTGAGCTCAAGGCCACGCCGTAG
- a CDS encoding carbohydrate kinase: MNYPNIASDLPHPELDVMVVGEALIDVVTTGSRREEHPGGSPANVAYGLARLGVTTGLLTAIAPDAWGRRIEEHLSGAGVVVLPGSKTLVRTASATATVAADGSAHYDFDIFWDLAPQTHAFFPKILHTGSIATFLEPGAGAVKSLLEQAHRHCVITYDPNIRPDLLGSHAEAKAVFEDLVTFTDVVKLSDEDAQWLYPGMSIGETAAHILGLGTGLTVITKGPEGSYLSTPGFDVTVPAVKTKVADTIGAGDSFMSALILGLLNSPSDGFAPAVLEQLGRTAAAAAAITVQRAGANPPTLEELNAVVHVGAVI; encoded by the coding sequence ATGAATTACCCCAACATTGCCTCAGACCTACCGCATCCGGAGCTTGATGTGATGGTGGTCGGTGAAGCACTTATCGACGTTGTTACCACCGGGAGCCGAAGGGAGGAACACCCTGGCGGGTCGCCGGCCAATGTCGCCTACGGACTCGCACGTCTTGGTGTCACCACAGGCCTCCTGACTGCCATCGCCCCGGACGCGTGGGGGAGGCGCATAGAAGAGCATCTCAGTGGCGCTGGAGTAGTGGTCCTGCCGGGATCAAAAACCCTCGTCCGCACGGCATCTGCCACGGCAACCGTAGCCGCCGATGGCTCCGCACATTACGACTTCGATATCTTCTGGGATCTGGCGCCCCAGACCCATGCCTTCTTCCCGAAAATATTGCACACCGGGTCCATTGCCACTTTCCTTGAGCCGGGCGCCGGTGCGGTAAAGTCCCTGCTGGAACAAGCCCACCGGCACTGCGTGATCACTTACGATCCCAACATCCGCCCGGACCTGCTTGGCAGCCATGCGGAAGCGAAAGCGGTCTTCGAGGACCTGGTGACCTTCACCGACGTCGTTAAACTCAGCGACGAGGATGCGCAGTGGCTATACCCGGGTATGAGTATTGGCGAGACGGCCGCTCACATCCTGGGGCTGGGTACCGGCCTAACAGTCATCACCAAAGGCCCCGAAGGTTCCTACCTCAGCACCCCGGGCTTTGACGTCACCGTTCCCGCCGTGAAAACCAAGGTTGCTGACACCATCGGTGCGGGAGACTCCTTCATGTCCGCCCTGATTCTGGGATTGCTTAATAGTCCAAGCGACGGATTCGCCCCGGCCGTTCTGGAGCAGCTTGGACGCACTGCCGCTGCGGCCGCGGCCATCACTGTGCAGCGCGCGGGAGCAAATCCGCCAACCCTTGAGGAGCTGAACGCCGTGGTGCACGTCGGCGCGGTGATCTAA
- a CDS encoding FCD domain-containing protein: MASIRMLVEPYAAGLAAPTLREAERLRLKQTIEELYRATDTNDIPASIDAHLRFHGLFYQFSGNSALHSLRNGWENNLRLYFAADHPTYSDLHQIAVEHDKLAELALDGDIEGYRKEMRSQFHNALGAQTPDPA, translated from the coding sequence ATCGCATCAATCCGCATGCTTGTGGAGCCTTACGCTGCTGGGCTTGCTGCCCCGACATTGCGGGAGGCGGAACGGCTTCGGCTCAAACAGACCATCGAGGAACTTTACCGGGCAACGGACACGAACGATATTCCGGCGAGCATTGATGCCCACCTTCGATTCCACGGGCTCTTCTATCAATTTTCCGGAAACTCGGCCCTGCACAGTCTCCGGAATGGTTGGGAGAACAACCTGCGTCTCTACTTCGCGGCGGATCATCCTACTTACAGCGACTTGCATCAGATCGCCGTTGAACACGACAAGTTGGCTGAGCTTGCTTTGGACGGTGACATCGAGGGCTACCGCAAGGAAATGCGGAGTCAATTCCACAACGCGCTGGGCGCTCAAACCCCGGACCCGGCTTAA
- a CDS encoding glycogen debranching N-terminal domain-containing protein: MAGWNADTAAGPLGAGTVTLVEGTSFCISLPSGDISPEHPHGLFFQDTRILSAWGLTVNGQPVEPLTAQTKEPYRAIFAGRITMSDGYADNPLIVERTREVGVGMVEHITVRNYSANPAECLISITVGSDFADVFEVKEARVHTQWEESREVHAKALTIRARWQEVRKSVVVSSDVAEAGREGFAYRTTIPSRGQWGTEFSVMPGLDGAAPAAPVVRPAVGELSRSDRRRQEWVAKIPVLQMGNHSIERTLRRSYDDLGALRIEDPAHPERVVVAAGAPWFMTLFGRDSLWASEMAMPVDPSLALGTLQTLAERQGRVVDPVSEEEPGKILHEVRLDVSSSLALGGKSIYYGSIDATPLFVVVLGSVSRWGFAKDTIAALLPHADRALDWIREYGDRDGDGFVEYERLNDRGLINQGWKDSWDGINFADGRLAEPPIALCEVQAYVYDAYMARAWMAYDGGDAPLARELADRAAQLKARFNEQFWMPDRGYYAIALDGNKRQVDACASNMGHCLWVGLVDDDKAPLVAERLMSPEMFSGWGVRTLATDMGAYNPASYHNGSVWPHDNAVIAAGLMRYGFVEEAQRIATALLDAADYSEGRLPELFCGFSREQYSEPVPYPTACSPQAWAATTPIQLITSLMRYDAHVSHGGFWMDPQLPASFGDLHITNAPMAGGRVTIDISGSVPRVRGLPDGMVFHQGHRPWLTELVEQAGLWLIDKGRQRYARLGDWK; encoded by the coding sequence ATGGCTGGATGGAATGCCGATACCGCAGCCGGTCCATTGGGCGCCGGGACAGTCACCCTGGTTGAGGGCACTTCCTTCTGCATCTCGCTGCCCAGCGGTGACATCAGCCCGGAACATCCACATGGCCTGTTCTTCCAGGACACCCGCATCCTCTCCGCGTGGGGACTGACCGTGAACGGGCAGCCGGTGGAACCCCTGACCGCCCAAACGAAGGAACCCTACCGGGCAATCTTCGCCGGCCGTATCACCATGTCCGACGGATACGCGGACAACCCGCTGATCGTGGAACGCACACGGGAAGTGGGCGTTGGCATGGTGGAGCACATCACCGTGCGCAACTACTCGGCGAACCCGGCGGAGTGCCTCATTTCCATCACCGTAGGTTCCGATTTCGCCGATGTTTTCGAGGTGAAGGAAGCGCGCGTCCATACGCAGTGGGAAGAAAGCCGCGAGGTCCATGCCAAGGCGCTGACGATTCGCGCCCGCTGGCAGGAAGTCCGGAAGTCCGTCGTCGTAAGTTCCGATGTCGCTGAAGCGGGCCGTGAAGGTTTCGCGTACCGGACGACTATCCCGTCGCGGGGACAGTGGGGCACCGAATTTTCCGTGATGCCCGGGCTGGATGGGGCGGCGCCTGCAGCCCCAGTGGTGCGTCCCGCCGTCGGCGAACTGTCCCGAAGTGATCGACGCCGGCAGGAATGGGTGGCTAAGATTCCCGTCCTGCAGATGGGCAACCACTCCATCGAGAGGACCTTGCGTCGGAGCTATGACGATCTCGGCGCCCTCCGCATTGAGGATCCCGCCCACCCGGAAAGAGTGGTGGTGGCCGCCGGAGCGCCGTGGTTCATGACCCTGTTTGGGCGGGACTCGTTGTGGGCGTCGGAAATGGCCATGCCGGTGGATCCCTCGCTGGCCTTGGGGACGTTGCAAACGTTGGCTGAGCGGCAGGGCAGGGTGGTGGACCCCGTAAGCGAAGAAGAGCCGGGCAAGATCCTGCATGAGGTCCGACTGGACGTCTCCAGCAGCCTCGCCTTGGGTGGCAAATCCATCTACTACGGCAGCATCGATGCCACTCCCCTGTTCGTGGTGGTCCTGGGTTCGGTGAGCCGCTGGGGCTTCGCAAAGGACACCATCGCCGCACTGCTGCCCCATGCAGACCGAGCCCTCGATTGGATCCGGGAATACGGAGACAGGGACGGCGATGGATTCGTCGAGTATGAGCGACTCAACGATCGCGGGCTGATCAACCAAGGGTGGAAAGACTCATGGGACGGGATCAACTTCGCGGATGGGCGGCTCGCCGAGCCGCCCATCGCCCTGTGCGAGGTCCAGGCGTACGTCTATGACGCGTACATGGCCCGGGCCTGGATGGCTTACGACGGCGGCGACGCACCCTTGGCGCGCGAACTCGCCGACCGTGCGGCCCAGTTGAAAGCACGTTTCAACGAGCAATTCTGGATGCCGGACCGGGGCTACTATGCGATCGCATTGGACGGCAACAAGCGGCAGGTGGACGCGTGCGCCTCCAACATGGGGCACTGCCTCTGGGTCGGCTTGGTGGACGACGACAAGGCGCCTCTCGTAGCTGAACGGCTGATGTCACCTGAGATGTTCAGCGGCTGGGGCGTGCGCACGCTGGCAACCGATATGGGTGCCTACAACCCGGCCAGTTACCACAACGGATCCGTCTGGCCGCACGACAATGCAGTCATCGCGGCGGGGCTGATGCGCTACGGATTCGTGGAGGAAGCTCAACGAATCGCCACAGCCCTGCTGGATGCAGCCGACTACTCCGAGGGCCGCCTCCCAGAGCTGTTCTGTGGGTTCAGCCGGGAGCAGTACAGCGAACCGGTGCCCTACCCCACAGCCTGCTCACCCCAAGCCTGGGCAGCGACAACGCCCATCCAGTTGATCACGAGCCTGATGAGGTACGACGCCCACGTTTCCCACGGCGGGTTCTGGATGGATCCACAACTGCCGGCCTCTTTCGGCGACTTACACATCACTAACGCTCCGATGGCGGGTGGCAGGGTCACCATCGACATTTCCGGTTCAGTCCCCAGAGTGCGGGGCCTGCCGGATGGGATGGTGTTCCATCAAGGCCATCGGCCGTGGCTGACCGAACTCGTGGAACAGGCAGGGCTGTGGCTGATAGACAAGGGGCGGCAACGCTACGCGCGCCTAGGAGACTGGAAGTAA
- a CDS encoding cupin domain-containing protein: MVKATVMNDAFTANPGEHIPKATSSTPGQTEVSFRLWARDGHKTGIWEVTRGVFQSTRPGYDEICQILSGKGTITEEDGSSFEVGPGTLFVTPAGWTGTWTIHETLRKMWVVTDVPTN, from the coding sequence ATGGTCAAGGCCACTGTTATGAACGATGCATTCACCGCCAACCCCGGGGAACACATCCCCAAAGCAACAAGCAGCACACCCGGTCAGACAGAAGTCTCGTTCCGCCTGTGGGCCAGGGACGGGCACAAGACGGGCATCTGGGAGGTCACGCGGGGAGTATTTCAGAGCACACGTCCGGGATACGACGAGATCTGCCAGATCCTCAGTGGCAAAGGAACCATCACCGAAGAAGATGGAAGCAGCTTTGAGGTTGGTCCTGGCACGTTGTTCGTGACGCCGGCCGGTTGGACGGGAACATGGACCATCCACGAGACGCTGCGGAAAATGTGGGTCGTGACTGACGTCCCCACGAACTAG
- a CDS encoding GntR family transcriptional regulator, whose translation MAAPEGMFVLEGRPTAQLIADQLRELIVQGAFSPGQQVNESALASQLSTSRGPLREALQRLCQEGILVSKRNRGVFVLELSTEDVREIYAVREAVELAAATTLLDSEPDQVTDTCRELKGIIRSMAKQVAASDWQAIARLDMQFHTAFVSGTGNTRLIRIYETLAAESRMCILSLEVAYPRIDALVQEHQMILDLLEARDRSGLQEAIKGHMQKAVEDLTSKPEVTGITA comes from the coding sequence ATGGCGGCACCGGAGGGAATGTTCGTATTGGAGGGCCGGCCCACGGCGCAGCTGATCGCTGATCAATTGCGTGAGCTGATAGTCCAGGGAGCCTTCAGCCCTGGACAGCAGGTCAACGAGTCAGCGTTAGCCAGCCAGCTTAGTACGTCCAGGGGCCCGCTCCGCGAAGCACTGCAGCGGCTGTGCCAGGAAGGCATCCTGGTGAGCAAGCGCAACCGTGGCGTTTTCGTGCTGGAGCTCTCCACGGAGGATGTCAGGGAGATCTACGCAGTTCGCGAGGCAGTGGAACTTGCCGCCGCAACCACCCTCCTGGATTCCGAGCCGGACCAGGTCACTGACACCTGCCGGGAACTCAAAGGCATCATCCGCAGTATGGCCAAACAGGTCGCGGCGTCGGACTGGCAGGCTATCGCCCGGCTGGATATGCAGTTTCATACCGCGTTTGTGTCCGGAACCGGGAATACACGCCTGATCCGGATCTACGAGACCCTTGCTGCCGAGTCCAGGATGTGTATCCTCAGCCTGGAGGTGGCATATCCCCGCATCGATGCACTCGTGCAGGAACACCAGATGATCCTGGACCTGCTCGAAGCACGTGATCGGAGCGGTCTTCAGGAAGCCATCAAGGGACACATGCAGAAGGCCGTGGAGGACCTTACGTCCAAACCGGAAGTCACCGGCATCACCGCTTAG